One Bacillota bacterium DNA segment encodes these proteins:
- a CDS encoding 4Fe-4S dicluster domain-containing protein encodes MKEIMLHLARCNGCLSCAVACAIEHSESKTLLGAVLENSKPRLSVEPFLDRAAPVMCRHCTEPACVDACMAGAMQRDEATGLVTNEGPGQQCVGCWMCVMACPYGAIIQETVPEKKALKCDRCPGREIPACVQACPNAALVFEEPGRFAAEIRRGSLVGLTASGPTEQGRG; translated from the coding sequence GTGAAGGAGATCATGCTGCACTTGGCAAGGTGCAACGGCTGCCTGAGCTGCGCTGTGGCCTGCGCCATCGAGCACTCCGAATCCAAGACCCTCTTGGGGGCGGTCTTGGAGAACAGCAAGCCCAGGCTCTCGGTGGAACCCTTTCTGGACAGGGCGGCCCCGGTAATGTGCCGGCACTGTACGGAGCCAGCCTGTGTTGACGCGTGCATGGCCGGGGCGATGCAGAGGGACGAGGCAACGGGGCTTGTGACCAACGAGGGACCCGGGCAGCAGTGCGTGGGATGCTGGATGTGTGTCATGGCGTGCCCATACGGGGCTATCATCCAGGAGACGGTTCCTGAAAAGAAGGCCCTGAAGTGCGACAGGTGTCCCGGGAGAGAGATCCCGGCCTGTGTACAGGCGTGCCCCAACGCAGCCCTGGTATTCGAGGAGCCCGGCCGTTTCGCCGCGGAGATCCGCCGGGGCAGTCTCGTAGGTTTGACGGCCAGCGGGCCCACGGAGCAGGGGAGGGGATAG